From one Catenulispora sp. EB89 genomic stretch:
- a CDS encoding DUF3311 domain-containing protein has product MSEHGLSTRGPVVTPARLIAAVCVIVPFVAVLWVPIFDKDKPEVAGFPFFFWWQLLWVAVTAALMGLAYFVVRREELARKAAVVAPAVSAAPAAPAGETVAEAPAEESAAKSEEEPEEGDSE; this is encoded by the coding sequence ATGTCAGAGCACGGGCTGAGTACTAGAGGGCCGGTGGTGACGCCGGCCCGCCTCATCGCGGCGGTCTGCGTCATCGTGCCCTTCGTCGCGGTGCTGTGGGTGCCGATCTTCGACAAGGACAAGCCAGAGGTCGCGGGCTTCCCGTTCTTCTTCTGGTGGCAGCTTCTGTGGGTCGCGGTGACGGCGGCGCTCATGGGGCTGGCGTACTTCGTGGTGCGGCGCGAGGAGTTGGCGCGCAAGGCGGCGGTTGTCGCGCCGGCTGTGTCGGCCGCGCCGGCCGCGCCGGCCGGGGAGACCGTCGCCGAGGCGCCCGCGGAAGAGTCCGCGGCGAAGTCCGAGGAAGAGCCTGAGGAAGGGGATTCGGAATGA
- a CDS encoding GH1 family beta-glucosidase, with translation MTTHAPLPPFPAAFHWGTSTSAYQIEGAPAEDGKGVSIWDTFVRRPGAVRDGQTGDVACDHYHRSAEDIALMTDLGVNAYRFSVAWTRIQPDGSGPANPAGLAFYERLVDSLLEKGITPFPTLFHWDLPQALEDRDGWLARDTAHRFAEYAALLADRLADRVEHWITLNEPFIHLAFGYAFGVHAPGRALMTDAIPVAHHQLLAHGLAVQALRSAGARKVMIANNCTPVWPASDAADDKAAAEAYDTLHNLLFNDPILLGRYPDLSAYGTGPDLHGVVRDGDLQTIAAPLDGLGVNYYNPTRVAAPGPEHGLPFQDVPIEGVPRSAFDWPVVPDGLRELLVGLAARYGEALPPIYITENGTSVDDKVVAGRVADADRIAFLDGHIRALAQAMDAGVDVRGYLTWTLLDNFEWAEGFHQRFGLVHVDHQTQARTPKDSYYWLRDRLAELSY, from the coding sequence GTGACAACCCATGCCCCGCTCCCGCCGTTCCCCGCGGCCTTCCACTGGGGGACGTCCACCTCCGCCTACCAGATCGAGGGCGCGCCGGCCGAGGACGGCAAGGGCGTGTCGATCTGGGACACCTTCGTCCGCCGGCCCGGCGCCGTGCGCGACGGTCAGACCGGCGACGTGGCCTGCGACCACTACCACCGCAGCGCCGAAGACATAGCCCTGATGACGGACCTCGGCGTGAACGCCTACCGCTTCTCGGTGGCCTGGACCCGGATCCAGCCCGACGGCTCCGGCCCGGCGAACCCGGCCGGCCTGGCGTTCTACGAACGCCTCGTGGACTCCTTGCTGGAGAAGGGGATCACGCCGTTCCCCACCCTGTTCCACTGGGACCTCCCGCAGGCCCTGGAGGACCGCGACGGCTGGCTCGCCCGCGACACTGCCCACCGCTTCGCCGAGTACGCCGCGCTCCTGGCCGACCGCCTCGCCGACCGCGTCGAGCACTGGATCACGCTCAACGAGCCCTTCATCCACCTCGCGTTCGGCTACGCCTTCGGCGTCCACGCCCCGGGCCGCGCGCTGATGACCGACGCCATCCCGGTCGCGCACCACCAACTCCTGGCCCACGGCCTGGCGGTCCAGGCCCTGCGCTCCGCGGGCGCCCGGAAGGTGATGATCGCCAACAACTGCACTCCGGTCTGGCCCGCGAGCGACGCCGCGGACGACAAAGCGGCCGCAGAGGCCTACGACACCCTCCACAACCTCCTGTTCAACGACCCGATCCTGCTCGGCCGCTACCCGGACCTCTCGGCCTACGGCACCGGCCCCGACCTGCACGGCGTGGTCCGCGACGGCGACCTCCAGACCATCGCCGCGCCCCTGGACGGCCTCGGCGTCAACTACTACAACCCGACCCGCGTCGCCGCCCCCGGCCCCGAACACGGCCTGCCGTTCCAGGACGTCCCGATCGAGGGCGTCCCGCGCTCGGCGTTCGACTGGCCGGTCGTCCCGGACGGCCTGCGCGAACTTCTCGTGGGCCTCGCCGCCCGCTACGGCGAAGCCCTCCCGCCGATCTACATCACCGAGAACGGCACCTCGGTCGACGACAAGGTGGTCGCCGGCCGCGTTGCGGACGCCGACCGCATCGCCTTCCTCGACGGCCACATCAGGGCCCTGGCGCAGGCCATGGACGCCGGCGTCGACGTCCGCGGCTACCTGACCTGGACCCTGCTGGACAACTTCGAGTGGGCCGAGGGCTTCCACCAGCGCTTCGGGCTGGTGCACGTGGACCACCAGACGCAGGCGCGGACCCCGAAGGACTCGTACTACTGGCTGCGCGACCGGCTCGCGGAGCTGTCGTACTAA
- the pip gene encoding prolyl aminopeptidase yields the protein MSIVYPPMGPYATGFLDVGDGNQIYYEELGNPDGKPAVNLHGGPGAGSMVGPTKAWDPEKWRVIRFDQRGCGRSTPHASDPATDMSVNTTWHLVRDIELLREHLGIEKWLVKGASWGASLALVYAQTHPERVTEMIIPAVTSTRPEETDWLYHGARRLFPEAWDRFRTHVPEGERDGNLVQAYGRLMENPDRAVREAAAAEWVRWEDALISQESNGSPGAYSKRVDDDRLAFVRICAHYFGHDAWLEPGQVLRDMHKLHGIPAVLVHGRHDLGSPVYTAWEIAQEWPDAKLIVIEDSGHTGSEAMAQALNQATEEFSKR from the coding sequence ATGTCTATTGTCTACCCTCCCATGGGTCCTTACGCCACCGGATTCCTCGACGTCGGCGACGGGAATCAGATCTACTACGAAGAGCTCGGCAATCCGGACGGCAAACCCGCGGTCAACCTGCACGGCGGTCCCGGCGCCGGCTCGATGGTGGGCCCGACCAAGGCCTGGGATCCCGAGAAGTGGCGCGTCATCCGCTTCGACCAGCGCGGCTGCGGGCGCAGCACGCCGCACGCGTCCGACCCGGCGACCGACATGTCCGTCAACACCACGTGGCATCTGGTGCGCGACATCGAGCTCCTGCGCGAGCATCTGGGTATTGAGAAGTGGCTGGTGAAGGGTGCCTCCTGGGGCGCCAGCCTGGCCCTGGTCTACGCGCAGACGCACCCGGAGCGGGTCACCGAGATGATCATCCCGGCCGTCACCTCGACCCGTCCGGAGGAGACCGACTGGCTCTACCACGGGGCGCGCCGGCTGTTCCCCGAGGCCTGGGACCGTTTCCGCACCCACGTGCCCGAGGGCGAGCGTGACGGGAACCTGGTCCAGGCGTACGGCCGGCTGATGGAGAACCCGGACCGTGCGGTGCGCGAAGCGGCGGCGGCCGAGTGGGTCAGGTGGGAGGACGCGCTGATCTCGCAGGAGAGCAACGGAAGTCCCGGTGCGTACAGCAAGCGGGTCGACGACGACCGGCTGGCCTTCGTCCGTATCTGCGCGCACTACTTCGGCCACGACGCCTGGCTGGAGCCCGGCCAGGTCCTGCGCGACATGCACAAGCTGCACGGCATCCCGGCGGTCCTCGTCCACGGCCGTCACGACCTGGGCAGCCCGGTGTACACCGCGTGGGAGATCGCGCAGGAGTGGCCGGACGCGAAACTGATCGTCATCGAGGACTCCGGCCACACCGGCAGCGAGGCGATGGCACAGGCGCTGAACCAGGCGACGGAGGAGTTCTCGAAGCGGTAG
- a CDS encoding class I SAM-dependent methyltransferase family protein — translation MDAIVDPGDETRPGLRDWKAWFAEYDNPGSSLAQRLAVVQRGIQRALDEAPAGSIKILSLCAGQGRDLIPVLAEHPRRADVRARLIEFDPAIARVARDAAAATGLDGVVDVVTGDAADPALFGDYAPADLLLLCGIFGNITEADIQNTATRAANLTARGGTAIWTRHRFDPAVIPRIHGWFTAAGFSDLWESDSELPTAVYVAGNRHERNPAPLPDDTKLFTFVK, via the coding sequence ATGGACGCGATCGTAGACCCCGGCGACGAGACCAGGCCCGGATTAAGGGACTGGAAGGCGTGGTTCGCGGAATACGACAATCCGGGCTCGTCACTGGCGCAGCGGCTGGCCGTGGTCCAGCGGGGTATTCAGCGCGCGCTCGACGAAGCCCCGGCCGGGAGCATCAAGATCCTGAGTCTGTGCGCCGGCCAAGGCAGGGACCTGATCCCGGTGCTCGCCGAGCATCCGCGGCGCGCTGACGTCCGCGCCCGGCTGATCGAGTTCGATCCGGCGATCGCGCGGGTGGCCCGGGACGCCGCGGCCGCGACCGGCCTGGACGGCGTCGTCGACGTCGTGACCGGCGACGCGGCCGATCCGGCGCTCTTCGGCGACTACGCTCCGGCGGATCTGCTCCTGCTGTGCGGCATCTTCGGCAACATCACCGAAGCCGACATCCAGAACACCGCGACGCGCGCCGCGAATCTGACCGCGCGCGGCGGCACCGCGATCTGGACGCGGCACCGCTTCGATCCGGCCGTGATCCCGCGGATCCACGGGTGGTTCACCGCTGCGGGATTCTCCGACTTGTGGGAATCGGACTCGGAATTGCCGACCGCGGTTTATGTCGCCGGGAATCGGCACGAGCGGAATCCCGCTCCGCTGCCCGACGACACAAAGCTTTTCACCTTCGTTAAGTAG
- a CDS encoding DUF2127 domain-containing protein gives MDDERHRFDWSLLGCAFSGHVLYAPTEPALRARLTAETAGGATWRCLRCADFVPSATMPPSGPAEDAPLVKRGAEMRDAVLLRFFAVERWVRALLLGAAAYVVHRFAGRQNELRQAFDQAAPVVKQVFGRAGFDLQNSKTLELLQKAVDARPTTLTWIVIALAAYAAVEVVEGVGLWLLQRWGEYFAFVATGMFLPLEVYELAHRVSPLKLVTFALNLALVLYLVWTKRLFGVRGGKRAYEAERHAASLVEVERAAG, from the coding sequence ATGGATGACGAGCGGCACCGCTTCGACTGGAGCCTCCTGGGGTGCGCGTTCAGTGGCCACGTGCTCTACGCGCCGACCGAGCCGGCGCTGCGTGCGCGGCTGACGGCCGAGACCGCGGGCGGCGCGACGTGGCGGTGCTTGCGGTGCGCGGACTTCGTACCCTCGGCCACGATGCCGCCGTCGGGGCCCGCCGAGGACGCCCCGCTGGTGAAGCGCGGCGCGGAGATGCGCGACGCGGTGCTGCTGCGGTTCTTCGCGGTGGAGCGGTGGGTCCGGGCGCTGCTGTTGGGGGCGGCGGCGTACGTGGTGCACCGGTTCGCCGGGCGCCAGAACGAATTGCGGCAGGCGTTCGACCAGGCGGCGCCGGTGGTGAAGCAGGTGTTCGGACGCGCGGGCTTCGACCTGCAGAACTCGAAGACACTGGAGCTGCTGCAGAAGGCGGTCGACGCACGGCCGACGACGCTGACGTGGATCGTGATCGCGCTGGCGGCGTACGCGGCTGTGGAGGTGGTGGAGGGCGTCGGCCTGTGGCTGTTGCAGCGCTGGGGCGAATACTTCGCGTTTGTGGCGACGGGCATGTTCCTGCCGCTGGAGGTGTACGAGCTGGCGCACAGGGTGAGCCCGCTGAAGCTGGTGACCTTCGCGCTGAACCTGGCGCTGGTGCTGTACCTGGTGTGGACGAAGCGCCTGTTCGGGGTGCGCGGCGGGAAGCGGGCTTATGAGGCGGAGCGGCATGCGGCTTCGCTGGTGGAGGTGGAGCGGGCGGCGGGGTAG
- a CDS encoding TIGR02452 family protein yields the protein MGIYKSLALENESIIAAGYYVNPRGARVDLAADVAAACQGTRSYSPDQTQWLLNDQAANAADAARHETAFEVTGETSTAAGQRLVLAEGASDVAILNFASARNPGGGYLGGARAQEEDICRSSALYTTLLEARDYYDAHRANRDTRYSHRVIFSPSVPVYRDSATRLLDTPYQVSYLTSPAPNAGALAKHDPAALDEIEGLLTERAGRVLAVAARHGVRTLVLGAWGCGVFRNDPTTVARVFRGHLADEGAFEGRFARVVFAVYDTSSAKTTFAAFREAFGDLGREPSLV from the coding sequence ATGGGGATATATAAAAGCCTCGCTCTCGAGAACGAGAGCATCATCGCCGCCGGGTACTACGTGAATCCGCGTGGTGCTCGTGTGGATCTGGCCGCGGATGTGGCTGCCGCTTGTCAGGGCACGCGTTCGTACAGCCCGGACCAGACGCAGTGGCTCTTGAACGACCAGGCTGCCAACGCCGCCGATGCGGCTCGCCACGAGACGGCGTTCGAGGTCACCGGCGAGACCAGCACGGCGGCCGGCCAGCGGCTGGTCCTCGCCGAAGGCGCGAGCGACGTCGCGATCCTGAACTTCGCCTCGGCCCGCAACCCCGGCGGCGGCTACCTCGGCGGCGCGCGGGCCCAGGAGGAGGACATCTGCCGCAGCTCGGCGCTGTACACGACGCTGCTGGAGGCGCGTGACTACTACGACGCGCACCGTGCGAACCGGGACACCCGGTACAGCCACCGCGTGATCTTCTCGCCCTCGGTGCCCGTCTATCGGGACAGTGCTACTCGACTGCTGGACACGCCGTATCAGGTCTCTTATCTGACGTCGCCGGCCCCGAACGCCGGGGCGCTGGCCAAGCACGACCCCGCGGCCCTGGACGAGATCGAGGGGCTGCTGACCGAGCGCGCCGGCCGCGTGCTGGCCGTGGCGGCGCGGCACGGCGTGCGGACGCTGGTGCTCGGCGCGTGGGGCTGCGGCGTGTTCCGCAACGATCCGACGACTGTGGCTCGGGTCTTCCGCGGGCACCTCGCGGACGAGGGTGCCTTCGAGGGCAGATTCGCACGGGTGGTGTTCGCCGTGTACGACACATCTTCGGCGAAGACGACGTTCGCGGCGTTCCGGGAGGCGTTCGGGGATTTGGGACGGGAACCTTCGCTGGTCTGA
- a CDS encoding acyl-CoA dehydrogenase family protein — protein sequence MRRTVYTEDHEAFRAMLRDFIAKEVVPVYPEWEQAGHPPREFYHRLGELGVFGIEVPEEYGGAGLSTFKYQAIVIEETTRAGVTFGTTTVHVGLILPYLLAYATEEQKARWLPKFLSGEMMTAIAMTEPGTGSDLAGIQTTAKLTEDGRHYVLNGAKTFITGGVLADLVLVVARTAPATPEDRRGGLSILCVDTKAAGYSVGRKLDKIGLKTSDTAELAFTDVLVPVEDLLGEPGKGFGYLTHNLPQERLAIAVGGYASASAALQFALDYVRERTVFGTSVASFQNTKFVLAECATEVEAAQCMVDRALELHEAGELTVADAAKVKLFCTEVAGRVIDKCLQLHGGYGYITEFPIARLYADTRVSRIYGGTSEVMKTIIAKSLGL from the coding sequence ATGCGCCGCACCGTCTACACCGAGGACCACGAAGCCTTCCGCGCCATGCTGCGCGACTTCATCGCCAAGGAGGTCGTGCCGGTCTACCCCGAGTGGGAGCAGGCCGGGCACCCGCCGCGCGAGTTCTACCACCGGCTCGGCGAGCTCGGGGTGTTCGGGATCGAGGTGCCGGAGGAGTACGGCGGCGCCGGGCTGAGCACCTTCAAGTACCAGGCGATCGTCATCGAGGAGACCACGCGCGCCGGCGTGACGTTCGGCACCACGACGGTGCACGTCGGCCTGATCCTGCCGTACCTGCTTGCCTACGCCACCGAGGAGCAGAAGGCACGCTGGCTGCCGAAGTTCCTGTCCGGCGAGATGATGACGGCGATCGCGATGACCGAGCCCGGTACCGGCTCGGACCTGGCCGGGATCCAGACCACCGCGAAGCTGACCGAGGACGGCCGGCACTACGTGCTCAACGGCGCGAAGACCTTCATCACCGGCGGCGTGCTGGCGGACCTGGTGCTGGTGGTCGCGCGCACCGCACCGGCGACGCCGGAGGACCGGCGCGGCGGGCTGTCGATCCTGTGCGTGGACACCAAGGCGGCGGGCTACTCGGTCGGGCGCAAGCTGGACAAGATCGGGTTGAAGACCTCTGACACCGCCGAGCTGGCGTTCACCGACGTGCTGGTCCCGGTGGAGGACCTGCTCGGCGAGCCTGGCAAGGGCTTCGGCTACCTGACCCACAACCTGCCGCAGGAACGGCTGGCGATCGCGGTCGGCGGCTACGCCTCGGCGTCCGCGGCGTTGCAGTTCGCGCTGGACTATGTCCGCGAGCGCACGGTGTTCGGCACTTCGGTGGCCTCGTTCCAGAACACCAAGTTCGTGCTCGCCGAGTGCGCGACGGAGGTCGAAGCGGCGCAGTGCATGGTGGACCGCGCGCTGGAGCTGCACGAGGCCGGCGAGCTGACGGTCGCCGACGCGGCGAAGGTGAAGCTGTTCTGCACCGAGGTGGCGGGCCGCGTCATCGACAAGTGTCTGCAACTGCACGGCGGCTACGGCTACATCACCGAGTTCCCGATCGCGCGGCTGTACGCGGACACCCGCGTGTCCCGCATCTACGGCGGGACCAGCGAGGTCATGAAGACCATCATCGCGAAGTCGCTGGGCCTGTGA
- a CDS encoding VOC family protein: MDFKLELIPLPVTDVDRAKDFYERLAGFHVDHDVAFGDEFRVVQLTPPGSACSIAFGKGVVGSAPGSVQMLHLVVDDIHAAREELAGRGVEIAEVETMSAEGKPDVAYARFADPDGNTWTLQMVSAR; encoded by the coding sequence ATGGACTTCAAGCTCGAACTGATCCCGCTCCCGGTGACGGACGTGGACCGGGCCAAGGACTTCTATGAGCGCCTGGCCGGGTTCCACGTCGATCACGACGTGGCGTTCGGGGACGAATTCCGGGTGGTGCAGCTGACGCCGCCGGGGTCGGCGTGCTCCATCGCGTTCGGCAAGGGGGTGGTCGGCAGCGCGCCTGGATCCGTGCAGATGCTGCACCTGGTCGTGGACGACATCCACGCCGCGCGGGAGGAGTTGGCCGGGCGCGGCGTGGAGATCGCGGAGGTCGAGACGATGTCCGCTGAGGGCAAGCCCGACGTCGCCTACGCGCGGTTCGCCGACCCCGACGGGAACACGTGGACGCTACAGATGGTCTCGGCGCGTTAG
- a CDS encoding spermidine synthase, which translates to MPRAKTPQEFPADDPDGPDLLRDLDRRNAYQLMIGGTPQSHVDLDDPTYLEYEYVRQIAHLVDLTAEERAPLRVLHLGGGGLTLPRYIAVTRPGSGQQVVEIDGKLLDFVRKELPLPRNARVRLRTGDARDVLGRVPEGAFDVTVTDVFAEARIPKHFTSTEYVALSKRALRPTGVHVVNLADGTAGAGLTFTRRQVATAKAHFEHVLLLADPGILRGRKFGNLVLMASDAPLPVAGLIRRAASDPFPSRVVRGKDLDDFQGGAKPVTDADAEASPEPPADAF; encoded by the coding sequence ATGCCGCGCGCCAAAACCCCGCAGGAATTCCCCGCCGACGACCCCGACGGCCCGGACCTCCTCCGCGATCTGGACCGCCGCAACGCCTACCAGCTGATGATCGGCGGGACCCCGCAGTCGCACGTCGACCTCGACGACCCGACGTACCTGGAGTACGAGTACGTCCGGCAGATCGCGCACCTGGTGGACCTCACCGCCGAGGAACGCGCGCCGCTGCGCGTGCTGCACCTCGGCGGCGGCGGGCTGACGTTGCCGCGCTACATCGCGGTCACCCGCCCCGGTTCCGGGCAGCAGGTGGTGGAGATCGACGGCAAGCTCCTGGACTTCGTCCGCAAGGAGTTGCCGTTGCCGCGCAACGCGCGCGTGCGGTTGCGCACCGGCGACGCGCGCGACGTGCTGGGCCGCGTCCCGGAGGGCGCTTTCGACGTGACGGTCACCGACGTCTTCGCCGAGGCGCGGATCCCGAAGCACTTCACGTCGACCGAGTACGTCGCGCTGTCCAAGCGCGCCCTGCGCCCGACCGGGGTGCACGTGGTGAACCTCGCCGACGGCACGGCCGGCGCCGGCCTGACGTTCACGCGCCGCCAGGTCGCCACCGCCAAGGCGCACTTCGAGCACGTGCTGCTGCTCGCCGACCCCGGCATCCTGCGCGGCCGCAAGTTCGGCAACCTGGTGCTGATGGCCTCGGACGCGCCGCTGCCGGTGGCCGGGCTGATCCGGCGCGCCGCCTCGGATCCGTTCCCGAGCCGGGTGGTGCGCGGGAAGGATCTGGACGACTTCCAGGGCGGGGCGAAGCCGGTGACGGACGCCGACGCCGAGGCCTCGCCGGAACCGCCGGCCGACGCGTTCTGA
- the kynU gene encoding kynureninase produces MPDTTAHPRNDAEHRDATDPLASLRSRFVIPDEKLIYLDGNSLGRLSKASLDRVQDVVAGEWGDRLIRSWNERWQTLPQTVGDYLGQHFLGAAPGQVVVSDSTSVNLFKLASAALDARPGRDVIVSDFHNFPTDRYILEGLAAARGLELKLVEFDELLGPTADQLRAVLDADGLAERTALVSLSQVDYRSAALADLTAVNQVVHDAGALVLWDLCHSAGSVPIELDASGTDFAVGCTYKYLNGGPGSPAFLYANASLIGGVRQPIWGWYGQNDQFAMGQGYDPVPSATRFLVGTPQVVGVSLVEAGAQVLAEVGIKPLRDKGVALTEFAIELFDAWLAPLGFTLGSPRDSAVRGNHVSVRHPEAYRICRALIEQDVIPDFRTPDRVRLGMAPATTRFVDVWDAFDAMRRIVETKSYEQIDPTRTDVT; encoded by the coding sequence GTGCCCGACACCACAGCTCACCCCCGCAATGACGCGGAACACCGTGACGCGACCGACCCGTTGGCGTCCCTGCGCAGCCGTTTCGTGATCCCCGACGAAAAACTCATCTACCTCGACGGCAACTCCCTCGGCCGGCTCTCCAAGGCCTCCCTGGACCGGGTCCAGGACGTCGTGGCCGGCGAATGGGGCGACCGGCTGATCCGGTCGTGGAACGAGCGCTGGCAGACGCTGCCGCAGACCGTCGGCGACTACCTCGGACAGCACTTCCTGGGTGCCGCGCCCGGACAGGTCGTCGTCTCCGACTCCACGTCGGTGAACCTCTTCAAGCTGGCCTCCGCCGCTCTCGACGCGCGTCCCGGCCGGGACGTGATCGTCAGCGATTTCCACAACTTCCCGACCGACCGGTACATCCTGGAAGGCCTGGCCGCCGCGCGCGGCCTGGAGCTGAAGCTGGTCGAGTTCGACGAGCTCCTCGGCCCGACCGCCGACCAGCTCCGCGCGGTCCTGGACGCCGACGGCCTGGCCGAGCGCACCGCGCTGGTCTCGCTGTCGCAGGTGGACTACCGCTCCGCAGCCCTGGCCGACCTCACCGCCGTGAACCAGGTCGTGCACGACGCTGGCGCGCTCGTGCTGTGGGACCTGTGCCACTCGGCGGGCTCGGTCCCGATCGAACTGGACGCCAGCGGCACCGACTTCGCCGTCGGCTGCACCTACAAGTACCTGAACGGTGGCCCCGGATCCCCGGCGTTCCTCTACGCCAACGCCTCGCTCATCGGCGGGGTCCGGCAGCCGATCTGGGGCTGGTACGGGCAGAACGACCAGTTCGCGATGGGCCAGGGCTACGACCCGGTGCCCTCGGCGACGCGGTTCCTGGTCGGCACCCCGCAGGTGGTCGGCGTCTCGCTGGTCGAGGCCGGCGCGCAGGTCCTCGCCGAGGTCGGCATCAAGCCGTTGCGGGACAAGGGCGTGGCGCTCACGGAGTTCGCGATCGAGCTGTTCGACGCGTGGCTGGCCCCGCTCGGCTTCACCCTCGGCAGCCCGCGCGACTCCGCCGTGCGCGGCAACCATGTCTCCGTGCGGCACCCCGAGGCGTACCGGATCTGCCGCGCGCTGATCGAGCAGGACGTCATCCCCGACTTCCGCACGCCGGACCGGGTGCGGCTGGGGATGGCCCCGGCCACGACCCGGTTCGTGGACGTCTGGGACGCGTTCGACGCCATGCGCCGGATCGTGGAGACGAAGTCCTACGAGCAGATCGACCCGACGCGCACCGACGTTACGTGA
- a CDS encoding TetR family transcriptional regulator — protein MESTTESAGLRRRPMQRRSAERYERILNVCAELLDEVGFAGLTTTEVAKRAEVPIGTVYQFFADKSALVHALAARNLENYMGRLERHYGEAVPRSVEEVVDVAIDEFVDMRRTLPGFGVLDFGAGSEWSDADPRDLYLLDENVENNTAVARRLRMLTPFLDSSRAGSAEIELALRVTMEAADAVLQLAFRSDPEGDAALIAECKKLLVAYLGPYYVG, from the coding sequence ATGGAATCCACGACCGAGAGCGCGGGACTGCGCCGGCGGCCGATGCAGCGGCGCAGCGCGGAGCGCTACGAGCGGATCCTCAACGTGTGCGCCGAGCTGCTGGACGAGGTCGGGTTCGCCGGCCTCACCACCACCGAGGTGGCCAAGCGTGCCGAGGTGCCGATCGGGACCGTGTACCAGTTCTTCGCCGACAAGAGCGCGCTCGTGCACGCCCTGGCCGCGCGGAACCTCGAGAACTACATGGGGCGGCTGGAGCGGCACTACGGCGAGGCGGTGCCACGATCGGTGGAGGAGGTCGTGGACGTCGCCATCGACGAGTTCGTGGACATGCGCCGGACGCTGCCCGGGTTCGGAGTGCTGGACTTCGGCGCGGGGAGCGAGTGGTCGGACGCGGACCCGCGGGACCTGTACCTGCTGGACGAGAACGTCGAGAACAACACGGCGGTGGCGCGGCGGCTGCGGATGCTGACGCCGTTCCTGGACTCCTCGCGCGCCGGGAGCGCGGAGATCGAGCTGGCGCTGCGGGTGACGATGGAGGCCGCGGACGCGGTGCTGCAGCTGGCGTTCCGGAGCGATCCGGAGGGGGACGCGGCGCTGATCGCGGAGTGCAAGAAGCTGTTGGTGGCTTATCTGGGGCCTTACTACGTGGGCTGA